From Longimicrobium sp., the proteins below share one genomic window:
- the gmd gene encoding GDP-mannose 4,6-dehydratase — protein MKTALITGITGQDGSYLAELLLEKGYRVCGLVRRSSTVTFERIQHIQHRIELVPGDLADQNSLLYALQQCDPDEVYNLAAQSFVQTSWNQPVLTGDVTALGVTRMLEAIRVHNPRVRFYQASSSEMFGKVQAVPQREDTPFYPRSPYGVAKVYGHWITVNYRESYDMFAASGILFNHESPRRGLEFVTRKVTDGAARIKLGLGEKLHLGNLDAQRDWGFAGDYVRAMWLMLQGDEPRDYVVATGETHSVRELVEAAFEHVGLDWREHVVQDERFMRPAEVDLLVGDPAKAREELGWEPEVGFRELVRMMVDADLERLRPAAGRALAAAG, from the coding sequence ATGAAGACGGCACTCATCACCGGGATCACCGGCCAGGACGGCAGCTACCTGGCGGAGCTCCTGCTGGAGAAGGGCTACCGCGTGTGCGGGCTGGTGCGCCGCAGCTCCACCGTCACCTTCGAGCGCATCCAGCACATCCAGCACCGCATCGAGCTGGTCCCGGGCGACCTGGCCGACCAGAACTCGCTGCTCTACGCGCTGCAGCAGTGCGACCCCGACGAGGTGTACAACCTGGCGGCGCAGAGCTTCGTGCAGACCTCGTGGAACCAGCCCGTGCTCACCGGCGACGTGACGGCGCTCGGGGTGACGCGGATGCTGGAGGCGATCCGGGTGCACAACCCGCGCGTGCGCTTCTACCAGGCGTCGAGCTCCGAGATGTTCGGGAAGGTGCAGGCGGTGCCGCAGCGCGAGGACACGCCGTTCTACCCCCGCTCGCCGTACGGGGTGGCCAAGGTGTACGGCCACTGGATCACGGTGAACTACCGCGAGAGCTACGACATGTTCGCGGCGAGCGGGATCCTCTTCAACCACGAGAGCCCCCGCCGCGGGCTGGAGTTCGTGACCCGCAAGGTGACCGACGGGGCGGCGCGCATCAAGCTGGGGCTGGGGGAGAAGCTGCACCTGGGGAACCTGGACGCCCAGCGCGACTGGGGGTTCGCGGGCGACTACGTGCGCGCCATGTGGCTGATGCTGCAGGGCGACGAGCCGCGCGACTACGTGGTGGCCACCGGCGAGACGCACAGCGTGCGCGAGCTGGTGGAGGCGGCGTTCGAGCACGTGGGGCTCGACTGGCGCGAGCACGTGGTGCAGGACGAGCGCTTCATGCGCCCCGCCGAGGTGGACCTGCTGGTGGGCGACCCCGCGAAGGCGCGCGAGGAGCTGGGGTGGGAGCCCGAGGTGGGCTTCCGCGAGCTGGTGCGCATGATGGTGGACGCCGACCTGGAGCGCCTGCGCCCGGCGGCGGGGCGCGCCCTGGCGGCGGCGGGCTGA
- a CDS encoding GDP-mannose 4,6-dehydratase, giving the protein MRVLVTGAGGFVGAHLLRALLQGGHQVWATTQAGHAPPGGPAGARWLPLELTARDSVDSVVAEARPERVFHLAAQSSVAESLQDPLATWETNATGTLRLVGALPPGCRLLFVSSAEVYGVVPEAEQPIGEARGLRPTNPYAASKAAAEMAVLEAVARGADAVVARSFSHTGPGQDARFALGSFARQLAAVRAGAAEPVLRVGNLEARRDYLDVRDVVRAYLLLMERGERGGVYNVASGRPRAVRELVETLVALSGTGARLETDPARVRPLDVPLLSGDASALRALGWEPVVPIERTLADLLEAEARQPGTPAAAAP; this is encoded by the coding sequence GTGCGGGTCCTGGTCACGGGGGCGGGCGGCTTCGTGGGCGCCCACCTGCTGCGCGCGCTGCTGCAGGGCGGCCACCAGGTGTGGGCCACCACCCAGGCCGGCCACGCGCCGCCCGGGGGGCCCGCCGGGGCGCGCTGGCTCCCGCTGGAGCTCACCGCCCGGGACTCGGTCGACTCCGTCGTCGCCGAGGCGCGCCCCGAGCGGGTGTTCCACCTGGCAGCGCAGTCGTCGGTGGCCGAGTCGCTGCAGGACCCGCTGGCCACCTGGGAGACGAACGCCACGGGGACGCTCCGGCTGGTGGGGGCGCTGCCGCCGGGGTGCCGGCTCCTCTTCGTCAGCTCGGCGGAGGTGTACGGCGTGGTCCCCGAGGCGGAGCAGCCGATCGGCGAGGCGCGCGGCCTTCGCCCCACCAACCCGTACGCGGCCTCGAAGGCGGCGGCCGAGATGGCGGTGCTGGAGGCGGTGGCGCGCGGCGCCGACGCGGTGGTGGCGCGCTCCTTCAGCCACACGGGGCCGGGGCAGGACGCGCGCTTCGCGCTGGGCTCGTTCGCGCGCCAGCTGGCGGCCGTGCGCGCGGGCGCGGCCGAGCCGGTGCTCAGGGTGGGCAACCTGGAGGCGCGGCGCGACTACCTGGACGTGCGCGACGTGGTGCGCGCCTACCTGCTGCTGATGGAGCGGGGGGAGCGGGGCGGCGTGTACAACGTGGCCTCGGGGCGCCCGCGCGCCGTGCGCGAGCTGGTGGAGACGCTGGTGGCGCTCTCGGGGACGGGAGCGCGGCTGGAGACCGACCCCGCGCGGGTGCGGCCGCTGGACGTCCCCCTCCTCTCGGGCGACGCCTCGGCGCTCCGGGCGCTGGGGTGGGAGCCGGTGGTCCCGATCGAGCGGACGCTGGCCGACCTGCTGGAGGCGGAGGCGCGCCAGCCGGGGACCCCCGCGGCGGCGGCGCCGTGA
- the rpmB gene encoding 50S ribosomal protein L28, translated as MAFCAVCGKGPRSGNNVSHANNKTKRVWRPNLQSARIVTENGTHRRVRVCTSCISAGKIRKAG; from the coding sequence ATGGCATTCTGCGCCGTCTGCGGAAAGGGCCCGCGCAGCGGGAACAACGTCAGCCACGCCAACAACAAGACCAAGCGTGTCTGGCGCCCGAACCTCCAGTCCGCCCGCATCGTGACGGAGAACGGCACGCACCGCCGCGTGCGCGTGTGCACCAGCTGCATCTCCGCCGGCAAGATCCGCAAGGCGGGCTGA